The window CACAAAATGGTGAAATGTAAACTAAATTAAGTGTAAATATGttcctacagctctggaaaaaaagagggcacttaaaattaaaatattaaactgaaaacctctggaatataatcaagaggaagatggacgatcatagtccatcaaaccaagcttgcatttttgtaccaggagtggcataaagttatccaaaagcagtgtgtaagactggtggagaagaacatgccaaggtgcatgaaaactgtgatcaaaaacaagggttattgcaccaaatattgatttctgaactcttaaacctttatgaatatgaacttgttttctttccattatttgagatctgaaagctctgcatcttttttgttatttcagccatttctcattttctgcaaataaacgctttaaattacaatatttttatttggaatttgggtgaaaggttatccgtagtttatagaataaaacaactatgttcattttactcaaacattcacctataaatagcaaaatcagagaaactgattcagaaacagaagtggtctcttgatttttttttcagagctgtatgtggtaaTGCACGTAATTATTGAAATATTAACCTGTTAAGAAGCTAAACATACAAACCCAGCAGTAACTCAGTTTAACTTAAGAGTCAGTCCGCCTGGCATCAACAGTAAACACAGCAGTAACATTGAATGCACTGACAGAACACACCGCAGTAATAACAATAAGTTGAGAAACAGCAAATATGAACACAAAAGCAATTGACAGGTTTACCTCCCGGAGAGCTGTGACTGATCCAGACCTCTCTTACAGCAGCAGGGTCTGTATAAAGATCTAAAGAGTGAGGAAAACACTGTGTTCAGACAGCAGTCCGCTTCACTCGGTTTACTCTCACTTACCGCTGTAGTAGCGGCCAGACTCCGCCATGTTCCTCGTGAACGCGGCCAGTCCCGCAAACTGCCCGCTTCTTTCAGATAAACTCCAGCTGGATGCTGCTTTTACTTAAACATGACATATAAAAACCCCCGCTCTCACAAACTACAATGTGTAAACTACCGACTGCGGTCACTGTAGTCCGCGGCTGCGCACAACTTCACAACCAAACAGTTAAAAGACTACAATAACCGCCATCGCTTGGGCCAGTACTTCGCTTCCGGGTTCCCTGACGTAGACggagactttatttatttatatatttattttttcatttaatttaaaaaatacatgctCATTTTTGATAGATCTTTAAAAAGATACacattaaatgttttacaaaattacacaaaaataaaagtaaatatatacatattaagaaaacatcacaaagttgaaacaacaaaaaacagagtACTAGTCAAATTTTTAGACACACATTTctttaataatctttttttatttgtattacttactacattgtagattaatattaaaggcttaaaaaataagaaaggaaaacgtatttattttattttatttaactgtttTGTTGAGTTTGTAGATCAGGTGTTTGTAAAGGCTAAACTCTTTTTTATCTACTATCTAATTGCTAATATTAACCTACGATTTaggtaataatacaaataaagaacaactattaatgagaatgtgtgtccaaacttacaCACAGCTGATATTTGTAACACTGATATTATCAATATCATTTCATACAGTTCTTTAACAATTTCCATTAATAGAACAGccgtttttcagattttttgttttgttatatacgcaataaagaaaaaaaaaaaaaacacaaaaagcctGCACTAATCATAAAAAACTAATGTCATTGCAGATGACTCAGAACCAATTACACGGCTTTGGATTTTTGTATATAATTATTTCCAGTAAGGTGATCTGTTTCATTTCCTGATTATTGTATTCTGAATCACAGTGTAGAAATAAGTACTTCACATAATTATTAgcaaaaataatattgtaaaCAAATTAAACTAATGACtgctaaccgctagagggagcccgcgagtgaatgggggagaatggagctaaacggatttaaaactcaaataaaagaaTTGTCCGGGATTTTCCATTcatttttagaaagtagaataaagtgTTTCgctaaaaaatgcaaacaaactcTGCCTGAATATTTCCATATTTTATTTCtgcttattatttgtttttagatGTTCCAAATTTCATCACATACTTCACAACACattgttatttatttctttttggtCTTCTCATTAGACCAACAGGCTACAGGAAGTATGTATATGTTAGCAAATGGGATTGGAACGGAATTGGATTTTCATGttgaataacaaaaaaagcagaacAGCAAAGTATGCTAAATCAATGTTAATTTATCCATCTCCAAAGTATTGAAACAATGTTGATCTTAGACAGCAGAATTAATATACTTGTCTAGTGCATATCTATTTCACTTTGATTCAGCATTGATTTAACGTTATGATTTTACATGTATTGTGTTAACCTTTACTTAGGTTAGGTTACATACAGTACCTGTTGGTAAAGTTTGGACatgcctcttctcattcaatgtaatttctttcttttaagtttttttcacattgtaaatttaatattgaagacattaaagtgatacaggaacacatgcagaattgctaaacaagtgttaaacaaaccagaatatgttttatactttagattcttctaagtagcacatttatctttgaagaCAGGTCTGAATACTCTTGGTATTTTCTTCTTAGTGTCTTGATAAGTCtcaggaatagttttctcagtgtcttgaaggagttgctagaggtgctgaacaatagttgctgctttccttcaagctgtgaagctccagctcatcccaaatcacaatTTCATTTGATCAGGATTAGGTcagaggattgtggaggacaGATGCCTTTTTTGTTTAGTACATAACTCCatttgtgtcccttaattgtttaaatgtatttaatattaatctacaatgtagaaaataaattaaataaagaaaacactgaaCGGGAAAGTGTGTCTAAACTTTAGACTGGTCCTGTATATCTtgttaaaattgtattttgtgtgtattttatgtGTCCTTGCAATGTATAAAGGGacaagtaaataataatatttatcccTATATACTACAAGGAAAAGGGAGCAGCTTTTCCTTAAAGGCATGGGGAGTAGAAGAGCTCAAACCACTTCCTAAAGCCCTACATTAACTAATAAATGCTGAGTCAATGTAAGGGTTTCAACACTAACTGATGCCTATGGAAGAATATTAAATAATGGTTGTTTTTTCATCATCAATTTAATAAGATACTGATGACTACTACTGCCATCTAGAATGATAAAATAGGGACTTGCTTTTGCATGCAGGTACTCTGACAGGTTGCGCTACTTTGTCAAACAGTGCTACCCTACTGcatatttaaaagataaaaatacaaaaaaataatcacCATACTGGAACATACTTCTAGCAGGATATTTAAGCTAACTCAATGTATAAGTGTACAACGTTAAGATAGCCAGACGTGATTAGATAAAAAAggttttgtattttaaattgcttatttattattaatgctatttttattatttttattattaactgtcACTTACAGGTTTGTATTACCAAGACAAAAAATACGGTTAATTCAGGTTGTTTAAAGAACCCAAAAAGTAGATAAACCGAATTATCATGAACAAAAGGCATGAAAACGTGCAATAAAATGTGGGTCAGCGCATGTCCagtgccggtgttctgtcgagttgtgctacacGGTCATACTGTGCTACCCTTGTTTTAATGGAAACGCAAACATGCCAGAGAAAGCACCACATTTGATCTCGGTAAGATATTTGGAAAGCTAAAATCAATATATCAGTGTACAGCTGAGCGTTAATTTTTCATTGCTCACTTATTATTCATTGCCATTTACACATGTTTAACACTCACACAAATAATAAATGTACAAAGTAATATATTACCATGAAAAGGTTAAAAACAACGTGGTTCTGCGCATGCGCACTGGTGGGAAGAAGCACATTTTGATGGGTAAcacaatttgacagaacaccAGAACCTGGGTCAGCGTGCTAGTTAGCTAACCATATGTCAGCAGGCGTAATTAACGCTAacaagctaggttagctaattgaCGTTAACTCatagtaatataaaacaaacttTGCCAAACTTAAGGTTAACTATAATTTCAGGCTTTAAGCAGCAGAGTTTGGTTGAGTTAATAAACTCTAAATcggtatatatttattaaacaggcATTACCTTGCTGCGGGTTATCTCCCGCTATTTTGTGGCTCCACCAGCGTAGCGGAGTCATGCTGTTCAGACAACTGCGGTTTAATAAAACTCTGCGCGGAGCTGCGCAGCTGGAGATGAGTTAGTTTAATTCAGTGAAACTGAGATGAACATATGCATGCTCAAATGCCATAAACCACTAAACCGCGGAGAGTTTAGGATGAGAATTTAAACTGTGTCACTCGGTTTAAATTGAGAACAGATTAATAAAACACTTAACCCGAGCTGATACTGACCCACACAGTAACTGGCGCCACCTGGTGTACACGACATGAACTCAAACACATCGCCTTTCTCATTACAGAGTGACAAATTAGAACAAAaatcttttattattaaatcttCTCCCAACATAATAAAGTGCTCCttccataaataaatacatagtttCCCCAGTTTACGGGAGGGAATTAGATGATCTATTAAATTAAATGCGGGGGTAAGTTCTTGTTAAATTACATTACGTTTCCACCGTGTGACAAAATACCTGTTCTGTATGGAAACCGAGTTGCATTACCGCATccgaaaataataataaaatccagCACGTATTTTGTATTTCATTATTCAGTAAaatgctatctcattattctgagatacttaACTATTATTTTGAtgtactatctcattattttgggAAACTAtgttattattttgagacactaagtcactATTTTAAGGTACTATCTTATAATTTAAAATACTAAAtcagtattttgagatactaaatcactATTTTGAGAaaccattattttgagatactaaattattatattgagatactaaatcactATTTTAAggtactatcttattattttaagatactaaatcattattttgagatactaaatcactATCTtgagaaactcattattttgagatactaaatcattgtTTTGAGACAGTAAATCACTATTTTGAGGTACTATTTCATAATTTTTGAGATATTAAAGCACTATTTTGAGGTACTATTTCATAATTGTTGAGATAGTAAATCACTATTTTGAGgtactttttcattattttgagaaactcattattttaagataataagTCGCTATTTTGGGGGTACTATCTTATTATAccgagatactaaatcattattttgaggtactatcttattattttgagaaacATTATTTGTATAtacaaagtcacttttttgaggttctatcttattattttaaaaagaatggcattatttttaattactaagtcactattttgaggtactgtcttattattttgagaaactatgttattattttgagatacagaTTCAGCAAAACAcatctcaaaatagtgacttagtatctcaaaataatgagatagcaatttacataataatgagaaaaaagtgctgtttttttatttgaggtggtgggaatgggctttTTTAGTTTTAGAAATCTTGctgcaactatatatatatatatatatatatatatatatatatatatatatatatatatatatatatatatatatatatatatagtaacttaaataaaAGATCATTAATGAAAGAATTAGTTTACTTAGTTCTTTATGTACAGATTGACACAGTAGGTTGGCAACACaaagtttcataaaaaaaacacaggcctagtataaaacataaataagtaGCATTCCACAATCCAGCTGTGAAGAGCAGACAATGCTGAACACATGTAAAGTACAGTCCAAAAACAGTTCTGTGTGTGAAATGAGCTTTAGATCACAAACATCAGACAAGCTCATTGGTATTTGCAGTTTTTTTCAGCAAGTCTGAGGAAGTCGACTCGGTTTGGGGTGGATTAGGTTTGTCATTTGTCTCCTGGTGGTGAGTCTGTTGGTTCTGTTTCTCCAGGATTTGACCTGCAGCTTCACTGATGGCCTCGCGCAGCAGAGAGATGAGGGAGTTCAGTCCGATAACGTAGCCATCCTCATGGTTCCCCTCGACCCACGGAACATCATGCTTCAGGTGCACACCTTCCAGCGTGGGTGTGGTCTTTCCAAAATCAATCATCCATATATTGGCCTTGCCGGTGTGGTCGTGTACGAAAAGAAGAGAACCTCCAATGACCTGGGAAAGAGGGTGCCAAAAATAgggatttaaatatgtttttttctgacataaaattttatttgagtaaaacaaaGGCAAACACTTAAAACTCAAATGTAATGCTTCACCTCATGGCTGCTGAAAAAGGCAGACTCCTTTAACGTCTCTTTTAGTTCCTCCAGTCTGGACAGATAGGCCTTCTAAAAAACATGAGAAAACAAGTGAACAAATCGAAAGATTTAGGAAAAATTAAGCTTTTGTCTTTTTGagcatatttaaacatatggacatTTGATTTTGATACAGGAAGATGATAAAACCTGCACCTATCAACTGGGGTTATAAATAGGACTTTCTCATATACCCCACTGTCCCATTAACTCATCTTTAACTACATTACATTAACACGATCTGACACCTAACAGTTACGTTTATGTGACTGTTTATGATCAAACATTTGATACAAACAAGAAACACCTATTCTtcctgaagagtaactgtttattttaccctGGGTGTatcgacaaatatctttcaattataaTTACTTATCTTATTATCtttaattacataatcattgtgtgaaaccttgtattttatatgcattaaccaatactcacattgtatttgatcatttttattactcacagtgtattttacacgcatttatatagaatattaaccaataatcacaatatatattctttacatatatagtaaaacattgtttgatcaggcatgtgactaacacagactttattatgacaaattaacccacatgatacataaggcatttactaacacataggatctattatatggcggactaaccacgcgctaccaacacattaacatataacatatggaatccattgtgtgacttgtgtagctcatgcttgaagcatttcattcactgcatgtctctgactaacggccagcaatcatcagctagtgcactctgtataaactgaattgatacaaaggagactttgagacgaacagtgcggcctttctttctgtgcgtgcaaagttcttcacctaccaaagcgggaggacacgcgcacatagggagggcggcactgtctaattactgaaacaatatcacactgtctgactggacccagtcaattcttgaaacaataccacactgtccggctggatacagtcaaggccaaacactagtggtccggtcagacctgtgaaacttgagtactaacacgtgaaattacgcacgctaacatgagatgattttagcaacgcctcatcagcaggtttcacgtcatttggggtataaacatggagtcagatcagaggggggtcagaacttatgctgggacggctgttagacggtctttcatatgtgggttctcctgaatattcagtactttgtaataaatgcttggtttgctttcaacttcactccacctgtctgcgactctctatcaaacgaacacgtaggggagttgtaccccggatgaggggtgggtgtggacccatctttcattttcttttctacaacattccctttacccatacactaatatgtTTCCAACAATCCTAAAATTTAAGTGCAGCACGAACAGGTAGCTGTTATTACAGCTGATATTGACATATTGTAATCTATTTTAATCAGAGCAATTCTGTTTCTCAGCTTTGATTCACTATGTTTTGGTTAGGAATCAAATATGTACCAAAAACAAATATGTACCAAAAACAAACATGAGTACATGTAATAATATACTTAATAAAATTACCCTGCTAACAAcatttggttagtagaacatgtTATAAtttcttttaaacattttatttgagtaattctttcaaagttttaataattttttattccTCTAGTTGAACcttatgtgagaaacattttaaTGACATTGTGATGCAAAACGTTATTACCATTGTCAGGTttttagaacattcctggaacctTCTTTCTGTAAGTTTACAGGCTAAACATGTCCTCTAAGCATTGGTCATATAGTGTTGAAATACAGGGCAGACAATCACTTGATATCTATAATAAGTTGACAATAAGCGTTAATGAATGAAACTTACTAGAATGAGTACCTTCCTATTGCTGAATAATAACAGAGCGTCGATGATTTGTGATTTGGCCTTTGTTTTATTGAAATCTCGTAACACAACCCCTGTCTCCATCTGAAATAGAGAAAGAACAAACACATGTGAGTCCACTGTGAGATAACCGAGAGATAGCATTAAAACTGATCTCCAAGCAGTGCAGGCTGTTTTTAGTGCCATACCATAATGCCCTCTATCCGGAACCCTAAAGTtgtggtgctgctggtgctgtcCCTCCACTGCATGTAGCGCAGTTTGGTCACACCTTTCCGCTCGTGTTCCTCCTCTGTGGGGGCTGTAGGATCTACTTTTACCATCTTCTGGTACATATCAGTCCGCAAGCTTGCTTTGGTCCTGGCTTTAACAATCTCCTCCTCCAGGTATGTCCTGAGTGGACAACACCAAAATAGGAAAGGCAGTGGTTAAAGAACGGAACAACAGAAGGAAAACGAACAAACCTCAAATcccaaaataaagtaaaaaaaaaaaaaaaaaaactactgtgacaacattattatttgattaactgattgatttacttgtttttaattcattaatagttcaaatgtaaagattggtggcagacaatagtttgttttgtgttgtgtttaaattcCAGTCTTCTTCAGTCTTCCCACTGTTCTGTTTAACTCAGATTGTATTCATATGATGGTGGGTTTAAATGCTATGATTTATTCTTTTCctaaacttttattaaaaaaaaaaaaacacaattgtgTTGTGTTACATATCACATATATGCGACAGGTTTTTGCCAGTACCCAGCCCTGAAATCATAATAATTGTGGCTGTAATGCAACAACatgtcagtttcccagacagggattaagcctagtctatgTTTTCCTATCAGTGTAAGAAATTTTAAAATGCTGTGAAGTCCAAGTCTACACATAATCCCTGTTTAGAAAACTGCCCCATAGTTTGTCAGAACAAAAGCCTGCATGGGAGGCCGATACTGGGTACCTGACATCTTAGGCAGAAGAAACACTGTTTTTCTGTAGGTGAAATAAGTTGTAAGTCCTTCAGTCAAAAGTGAGAAGGAGAATTTCAGCAGCATCAAAGGAAGGTGATGCAAGAAAGAATGTAAAAGTGCAGTACAGTAGAGGTCATGCAGAGGATGAAAATCTCCTGGACTTGAGATAGAAGAGGGAAGACCATTTAACAGAATTATTCAAGGTCCCAGTCATTGTCCTGTGAACTCgttttacttcaacaaaagcctGGGACACCGAAAGATCTGTGgaaacttgtttttttaataaaacaatatacaaattatataaaaCGTTGTGTGAAAAAATAGCATAGCATGCATTTCATGGAAAATCTCGTCAGAATCACCTCAAGAGTGAGGAAGGTGCCTTATCATTTGGAGGTCACTGGTTCTACCAGGTGATATCACAGCTATCTGTGGGTTGAAATTTAAGAGAGTGTAATTGGCCACACCCAGTGCCAAAGTGGTTATTGTTAGCTTGTTATATAACTCATAATTTATATCTATAATTTAACTAACACATAGGACAGCATTTCTATTCCTTCATGCTGAGAAATAGTGAAAAGAATTGTGCATTCCTTAATTATTAAAAGTCTAGACAATCACAATGCATTACTTTC of the Astyanax mexicanus isolate ESR-SI-001 chromosome 10, AstMex3_surface, whole genome shotgun sequence genome contains:
- the LOC103032446 gene encoding inositol-trisphosphate 3-kinase C-like gives rise to the protein MLPVLSGNIQLGEGGEVLKRFNEVEDSCLQALMSDPLRRFVPRYYGQISRNGETYIRLEDLLSGLKQPVIMDCKMGIRTYLEEEIVKARTKASLRTDMYQKMVKVDPTAPTEEEHERKGVTKLRYMQWRDSTSSTTTLGFRIEGIMMETGVVLRDFNKTKAKSQIIDALLLFSNRKVLILKAYLSRLEELKETLKESAFFSSHEVIGGSLLFVHDHTGKANIWMIDFGKTTPTLEGVHLKHDVPWVEGNHEDGYVIGLNSLISLLREAISEAAGQILEKQNQQTHHQETNDKPNPPQTESTSSDLLKKTANTNELV